A stretch of Eubalaena glacialis isolate mEubGla1 chromosome 10, mEubGla1.1.hap2.+ XY, whole genome shotgun sequence DNA encodes these proteins:
- the LOC133099026 gene encoding large ribosomal subunit protein uL22-like, which translates to MVPSSLDPENPTKSCKSRGSNLRVHFKNTRETAQAIKGMHIRKATKYLKDGTLKRQRVPFRRYNGGVGRCAQAKQWGWTQGRWPRRSAEFLLHMLKNAESNADLKGLDVDSLVIEHIQVNKAPKMRRRTYKARGWINPYMSSPCHVEMILAEKEQIVPKPEEEVAQKKISQKKLKKQKLMARE; encoded by the coding sequence ATGGTTCCCTCTTCACTTGACccagaaaaccccacaaaatcatgCAAGTCAAGAGGTTCAAATCTTCGTGTTCACTTTAAGAACACTCGTGAAACTGCCCAGGCCATTAAGGGTATGCATATCCGAAAAGCCACCAAGTATCTGAAGGATGGCACTTTAAAGAGGCAACGTGTGCCATTCCGTCGTTACAATGGTGGAGTTGGTAGGTGTGCCCAGGCCAAACAGTGGGGCTGGACGCAGGGTCGGTGGCCCAGAAGGAGTGCTGAATTTTTACTGCACATGCTCAAAAATGCAGAGAGTAATGCTGATCTTAAGGGCTTAGATGTAGATTCTCTGGTCATTGAGCACATCCAGGTGAACAAAGCCCCCAAGATGAGGCGCAGGACTTACAAAGCTCGTGGTTGGATCAACCCATACATGAGCTCTCCCTGCCACGTTGAGATGATTCTtgctgaaaaagaacagattgttCCTAAACCAGAAGAGGAGGTTGCCCAGAAGAAGATATcccagaagaaactgaagaaacaaaaacttatggcCCGGGAATAA
- the TMPRSS13 gene encoding transmembrane protease serine 13, giving the protein MVTKSYFMYITYHCDAMKQGDRLTAQPCRLCPERRVPSPTIPAAPRAALLSIQSVFSRNDSEGQMWPLGQNASPARTPPARESLACACPARESPSRSTPGRSSSAMSASMTSSPTTVYLVRATPVRAVPVLASPNMSTSAARATRATRESPGINLPKFTRQEGLKHMLLIGCIFLFIALVVSLIVLFYFWEGHIGIKYKEPVESCPKQAVRCDGVVDCKLKSDELGCVRFDWDTSLLKVYSGSSHKWLPICSDSWNDFYSKKICQQLGFKSAYRTAKVTNRNFESSFSISKYSSTFQESIYRSECPSQQYVALQCSHCGLRAMTGRIVGGALAPESRWPWQVSLQYAHTHICGGTLIDAQWVLTAAHCFFITPEKMLEGWKVYAGTNNLHQLPEGASIAQIIINSNYTDSKDDYDIALMRLSEPLTLTAHVHPACLPMHGQTFSLNETCWVTGFGKTKETDEMTSPFLREVQVNLIDYKKCNNQLVYNNHLTPRMMCAGDLQGGRDSCQGDSGGPLVCEQSHHWYLAGVTSWGVGCGQRNKPGVYTKVTEVLHWIYSKMESETRFQKA; this is encoded by the exons atggtcaccaAGTCTTACTTTATGTACATCACCTATCACTGTGATGCTATGAAGCAAGGTGACCGGCTCACCGCACAG CCCTGCCGACTGTGCCCAGAGCGCAGGGTCCCTTCCCCCACCATTCCTGCTGCTCCCCGGGCTGCCCTCCTGAGTATCCAGTCAGTGTTCAGCAGAAATGATAGTGAGGGGCAGATGTGGCCCCTGGGCCAG aaTGCCTCTCCGGCAAGGACGCCTCCAGCCCGGGAATCTCTGGCCTGTGCGTGCCCAGCCCGGGAATCACCTTCCAGGTCAACGCCTGGCAGGTCATCATCTGCCATGTCAGCCTCCATGACATCATCTCCAACGACAGTATACCTTGTTAGAGCCACACCAGTGAGGGCCGTACCTGTCCTGGCATCTCCTAACATGTCCACATCAGCTGCCAGGGCCACCAGGGCCACCAGGGAGAGCCCAG GTatcaacttgcccaagttcaccaGGCAGGAGGGCCTGAAGCATATGCTGCTCATCGGATGTATCTTCCTCTTCATCGCCCTCGTGGTGTCGCTCATCGTTCTCT TCTACTTCTGGGAGGGCCACATAGGGATCAAGTACAAGGAGCCGGTAGAGAGCTGCCCCAAACAGGCTGTGCGCTGTGATGGGGTCGTGGACTGTAAGCTGAAGAGCGACGAGCTGGGCTGTG TGAGGTTTGACTGGGACACGTCTCTGCTTAAAGTCTACTCTGGATCCTCCCATAAGTGGCTTCCTATCTGCAGTGACAGCTGGAATGATTTCTACTCGAAGAAGATCTGCCAGCAGCTGGGTTTCAAGAG TGCTTACCGGACAGCCAAGGTGACCAATAGGAATTTTGAGAGCAGTTTCTCAATCTCCAAATATAGCTCCACCTTCCAGGAGAGCATCTACAG GTCTGAATGCCCTTCCCAGCAATATGTGGCTCTCCAGTGTTCCC ACTGTGGACTGAGGGCCATGACCGGGCGGATCGTGGGAGGGGCGCTGGCCCCAGAGAGCAGGTGGCCTTGGCAAGTTAGTCTGCAGTATGCCCACACCCACATTTGCGGGGGCACGCTGATCGATGCCCAGTGGGTTCTCACCGCCGCCCACTGCTTCTTCAT AACCCCGGAGAAGATGCTGGAGGGCTGGAAGGTGTACGCGGGCACCAACAACCTGCACCAGCTGCCCGAGGGAGCCTCCATTGCCCAGATCATTATCAACAGCAACTACACGGACAGCAAGGACGACTATGACATCGCCCTCATGCGGCTCTCCGAGCCCCTGACTCTGACCG CACATGTCcaccctgcctgcctccccaTGCATGGACAGACCTTCAGCCTCAATGAGACCTGCTGGGTCACAGGCTTCGGCAAGACCAAGGAGACAGATG AGATGACATCCCCCTTCCTCCGGGAGGTGCAGGTCAACCTCATCGACTACAAGAAGTGTAACAACCAGTTGGTCTACAACAACCACCTCACCCCGAGGATGATGTGTGCGGGGGACCTGCAGGGAGGGAGAGACTCCTGCCAG GGAGACAGCGGGGGGCCCCTGGTCTGCGAGCAGAGCCACCACTGGTACCTGGCAGGGGTCACCAGCTGGGGTGTGGGCTGTGGCCAGAGAAACAAACCCGGCGTGTACACCAAAGTGACGGAAGTCCTCCACTGGATATACAGCAAGATGGAG